In one window of Panthera uncia isolate 11264 chromosome F2, Puncia_PCG_1.0, whole genome shotgun sequence DNA:
- the RNF139 gene encoding E3 ubiquitin-protein ligase RNF139, whose amino-acid sequence MAAVGPPQQQVRMAHQQVWAALEVALRVPCLYIIDAIFNSYYDSSQSRFCIGLQIFLRLLGIFVSSIVLILSQRSLFKFYMYSSAFLLAATSVLVNYYASLHIDFYGAYNTSAFGIELLPRKGPSLWMALIVLQLTLGIGYITLLQIHSIYSQLIILDLLVPVIGLITELPLHIRETLVFTSSLILTLNTVLVLVVKLKWFYYSTRYVYLLVRHMYRIYGLQLLMEDTWKRIRFPDILRVFWLTRITAQATVLMYILRMANETDSFFISWDDFWDLICNLIISGCDSTLTVLGMSAVISSIAHYLGLGILAFIGSTEEDDRRLGFVAPVLFFILALQTGLSGLRPEERLIRLSRNMCLLLTAVLHFIHGMTDPVLMSLSASHVSSFRRHFPVLFVSACLFILPVLLSYVLWHHYALNTWLFAVTAFCVELCLKVIVSLTVYTLFMIDGYYNVLWEKLDDYVYYVRSTGNIIEFIFGVVMFGNGAYTMMFESGSKIRACMMCLHAYFNIYLQAKNGWKTFMNRRTAVKKINSLPEIKGSRLQEIDDVCAICYHEFTTSARITPCNHYFHALCLRKWLYIQDTCPMCHQKVYIEDDIKDNSNVSNNNGFIAPNENPEEAIREAAAESDRELNEDDSTDCDDDVQRERNGVIQQHTGPAAEEFINDDTD is encoded by the coding sequence gTATATTTGTATCCAGTATTGTTCTGATCTTGTCACAACGATCACTTTTCAAGTTTTACATGTACAGTTCGGCCTTTCTATTAGCTGCAACTTCAGTGTTGGTAAATTATTATGCTTCTTTGCACATCGACTTCTATGGTGCCTACAACACGTCAGCTTTTGGAATTGAGCTGCTTCCTCGCAAAGGGCCCTCACTGTGGATGGCACTCATCGTTCTCCAGCTGACCTTGGGAATTGGATATATTACACTACTGCAGATCCATTCCATCTATTCACAATTAATTATTTTGGATCTCTTAGTTCCTGTAATAGGCCTGATCACAGAGCTGCCATTACACATCCGAGAGactttagtttttacttcttccttgattCTCACGTTAAACACAGTGCTTGTCTTGGTGGTGAAACTTAAGTGGTTTTATTATTCTACACGATACGTTTATCTTTTAGTGAGGCACATGTATCGAATTTATGGATTACAGTTATTAATGGAGGACACATGGAAGAGGATTCGTTTTCCAGATATACTGAGAGTCTTCTGGCTAACAAGAATCACAGCTCAGGCTACGGTGTTGATGTACATCTTAAGGATGGCAAATGAAACtgattccttcttcatttcttgggATGATTTCTGGGACCTCATTTGCAATCTTATAATTAGTGGATGTGATTCTACACTAACTGTACTGGGCATGAGTGCTGTGATTTCCTCAATAGCCCATTACTTGGGCCTTGGAATATTGGCTTTCATTGGATCCACCGAAGAGGATGACAGGCGACTTGGCTTCGTagcacctgttttattttttattttggctcttcAGACTGGTTTAAGTGGGCTAAGACCAGAAGAGAGACTTATTCGCTTAAGTAGAAACATGTGCCTTTTATTAACTGCAGTCCTGCATTTCATCCATGGGATGACAGACCCTGTATTAATGTCTCTCAGTGCCTCTCACGTGTCATCTTTTCGTAGACATTTTCCTGTGCTCTTTGTCTCAGCTTGCCTGTTTATTCTTCCCGTTTTACTCAGTTACGTGCTTTGGCATCACTATGCGCTCAATACGTGGTTGTTTGCAGTTACAGCCTTTTGTGTGGAACTCTGCTTAAAAGTAATTGTTTCTCTCACTGTTTATACATTATTCATGATTGACGGCTACTATAATGTCCTTTGGGAAAAGCTTGATGATTATGTCTACTATGTTCGTTCCACAGGCAATattattgaatttatatttgGAGTAGTAATGTTTGGAAATGGGGCTTACACTATGATGTTTGAGTCAGGAAGTAAAATTCGGGCTTGTATGATGTGTCTACATGCATATTTTAACATCTACTTACAAGCGAAAAATGGCTGGAAGACATTCATGAATCGTAGGACTGCtgttaagaaaattaattcaCTTCCTGAAATAAAAGGGAGCCGCTTACAAGAGATAGACGATGTATGTGCAATCTGCTATCATGAGTTTACGACATCTGCTCGCATCACGCCATGTAATCATTATTTCCATGCACTTTGCCTTCGGAAATGGCTGTACATTCAAGATACTTGTCCAATGTGCCATCAAAAAGTGTACATCGAAGATGACATCAAGGATAACTCAAATGTCTCTAACAACAATGGATTTATTGCACCGAATGAAAATCCAGAGGAAGCTATAAGGGAAGCTGCTGCTGAATCTGACAGGGAATTGAACGAAGATGACAGTACAGATTGTGATGATGAtgttcaaagagaaagaaatggagtgaTTCAGCAACACACAGGCCCTGCGGCTGAAGAATTTATTAATGATGATACTGACTGA